The following are from one region of the Hymenobacter sp. YIM 151858-1 genome:
- a CDS encoding efflux RND transporter permease subunit, whose protein sequence is MIEGLHKFRFWLLGLVLVMCALLWPGVRAAVQVDNSLKAWFLEGDASLQAYRDFQQRFGNDEVIIVVVHGEQSVLTPAYFRRFRRLSQALERLPAVAGVIGPGNAVVPTRAALGGSAQPLLGTHTQPADVRQLLANHAVLREQLFSPDYRTARLLVHMRQLPDFDAQRGDIVAAVQRTVYAHMPREHAYLGGVGVIYAGLNALSQQDFGFFLGLGYLLMFAVFALLYRNGWLLLYVLGIVGLATYVTLGVYGALGYRLTLMTVLLPVVLILLGFMDAMHVINERNLLAAPGMSRQESALRALRNTFSPCLATMLTTVAGFLALVTSPMAILQNFGLFAALGIALCLLFTFLLGVLILPHAKPAPRATRTTSAGLARLYEVILGRKGVFAAASVALVLLAAAGATRLQADTYTLGYFPRNHAVVRDHQAMEKTWGPYMPLELLIEPKPGHQLADAAVVQAAAAFADSARTLPGVGRVFGFQSLYEAGLETRFPGKGRAALRSQSLLRKVHAQLTADYPQLAAQFMHQPSQTGRITVSGAMLSARQLTAKTDTLLRMARNTLGNVAAVRPAGYQPLYARIVQYVTTSQTNSLMLSAFMVFGLVWLYVRSFRLALLTVVPNLFPVLVLLGVMGWFGIALDTATASIGAIVLGLCVDDTVHYIHHYRQARLGGQSPHQARLSTITHVGPTIVLTSLILFAGYAVMGFGSLKTVELFGVLTAVSVAAALFGEIIIFPLVLERFDREPKRQKVRV, encoded by the coding sequence ATGATCGAGGGATTACACAAATTTCGTTTTTGGCTGCTCGGGTTGGTGCTGGTGATGTGCGCGTTGTTGTGGCCAGGCGTGCGGGCGGCCGTGCAGGTTGATAACAGCCTGAAGGCCTGGTTTCTGGAAGGCGACGCGAGCCTGCAGGCTTACCGCGACTTTCAGCAGCGCTTCGGCAACGACGAAGTAATCATTGTGGTGGTGCACGGCGAGCAGTCGGTGCTGACGCCCGCGTACTTCCGGCGCTTCCGGCGGCTTAGCCAGGCGCTGGAGCGCCTGCCGGCGGTGGCGGGCGTAATCGGGCCCGGCAATGCCGTGGTGCCCACGCGGGCAGCCCTAGGTGGCAGCGCCCAACCCTTGCTCGGGACCCACACCCAGCCCGCCGACGTGCGGCAGCTGCTGGCCAACCACGCGGTACTGCGCGAGCAGCTTTTCAGCCCCGATTACCGCACGGCGCGCTTGCTGGTGCACATGCGCCAGCTGCCCGACTTCGATGCGCAGCGCGGCGACATTGTGGCCGCCGTGCAGCGCACGGTGTACGCCCACATGCCCCGCGAGCATGCTTACCTGGGCGGCGTGGGCGTGATTTACGCCGGCCTGAATGCCCTGTCGCAGCAGGATTTCGGCTTTTTTCTGGGCCTGGGCTACCTGCTGATGTTTGCCGTGTTTGCCTTGCTCTACCGCAACGGCTGGCTGCTGCTCTACGTGCTGGGCATTGTGGGGCTGGCCACCTACGTAACGCTGGGCGTGTACGGCGCCCTAGGTTACCGGCTGACCCTGATGACGGTGCTGCTGCCGGTGGTGCTGATTCTGCTGGGCTTCATGGATGCCATGCACGTCATCAACGAGCGCAACCTGCTGGCCGCACCGGGTATGTCGCGGCAGGAGTCGGCGTTGCGGGCGCTGCGCAACACGTTTTCGCCTTGCCTGGCTACCATGCTTACCACGGTGGCGGGATTTCTGGCGCTGGTTACCAGCCCCATGGCCATTCTGCAAAACTTCGGGTTGTTCGCGGCCCTGGGTATTGCCCTGTGCCTGCTATTCACCTTCCTGCTGGGTGTGCTGATACTGCCCCACGCCAAGCCCGCACCTAGGGCCACGCGCACCACCAGCGCGGGGCTGGCGCGGCTCTACGAGGTAATTCTCGGCCGCAAAGGCGTATTTGCGGCGGCCTCAGTGGCCCTGGTGCTGCTGGCCGCGGCCGGCGCTACCCGGCTGCAAGCCGATACCTACACCCTGGGTTATTTCCCCCGGAACCACGCCGTGGTGCGCGACCACCAGGCCATGGAAAAAACCTGGGGCCCTTATATGCCCCTGGAGCTGCTAATCGAGCCCAAGCCCGGCCACCAACTCGCCGATGCCGCCGTGGTGCAGGCCGCCGCTGCCTTCGCCGATTCGGCCCGTACCTTGCCCGGCGTGGGGCGCGTGTTCGGTTTTCAGTCGCTCTACGAAGCCGGACTGGAAACGCGCTTTCCGGGCAAAGGCCGCGCGGCGCTCCGCAGCCAAAGCCTGCTGCGGAAAGTGCACGCGCAGCTAACCGCCGATTACCCGCAGCTGGCCGCGCAGTTTATGCACCAGCCCAGCCAAACCGGGCGCATCACCGTTTCGGGCGCTATGCTCTCGGCGCGGCAGCTCACCGCCAAAACCGACACGCTCTTGCGCATGGCTCGCAACACCCTAGGCAACGTGGCCGCGGTGCGGCCGGCGGGCTACCAGCCCCTGTACGCCCGCATTGTGCAGTACGTAACCACCTCGCAAACCAACAGCCTAATGCTATCGGCCTTTATGGTGTTCGGGCTGGTGTGGCTGTACGTGCGCAGTTTTCGGTTGGCGCTGCTCACGGTGGTGCCCAACCTGTTTCCGGTGCTGGTGCTGCTTGGCGTAATGGGCTGGTTTGGCATTGCCCTCGACACGGCCACGGCCAGCATCGGGGCCATTGTGCTGGGCTTGTGCGTCGATGATACGGTGCACTACATCCACCATTACCGGCAGGCCCGGCTCGGGGGCCAGTCGCCGCACCAGGCCCGGCTCAGCACCATTACCCACGTGGGGCCCACCATTGTGCTTACCAGCCTTATTTTGTTTGCCGGCTACGCCGTAATGGGCTTCGGCTCGCTGAAAACGGTGGAGCTGTTCGGCGTGCTCACGGCCGTATCGGTAGCGGCGGCGCTGTTCGGCGAAATCATCATCTTCCCGCTGGTGCTGGAGCGGTTCGATCGGGAGCCGAAGCGGCAAAAGGTGCGGGTTTGA
- a CDS encoding UbiA prenyltransferase family protein has protein sequence MNWRHFPAYLHERFPLVNMALFAILFLTVLAVAQATQPAKPAGFGPQEAVGILATISFFFRLRVFDEIKDYASDLAHFPHRVLQSGRVSLGQLKRVAWAGLVLEAAWSAWVGWGTLLAWALVVGYSLLMRYEFGVREWLRARLVLYAFTHLLIMPLIIGWVWSAYAARPLLSVPLLLLALLSLLGGLSFEIARKIKTPEAERAGVDSYSRTLGYAGAIVAVLVVLLAGVLVQGYLLNLLATRLWPFALMGVLYLVTVGTYLGSLAKPRTKTLKVAELLVSLFMLTSYVSIIVEIAGRLW, from the coding sequence ATGAATTGGCGCCACTTTCCTGCTTACCTGCACGAGCGTTTTCCGCTCGTCAACATGGCTTTGTTTGCCATCTTGTTTCTCACGGTGTTGGCCGTGGCGCAGGCCACGCAACCCGCAAAACCGGCAGGGTTCGGCCCGCAGGAAGCCGTGGGCATTCTGGCTACAATATCCTTCTTTTTCCGGCTCCGGGTATTCGACGAAATCAAAGATTACGCCTCCGATCTGGCGCACTTTCCGCACCGTGTGCTGCAGTCGGGCCGCGTTAGCCTAGGTCAGCTGAAGCGCGTGGCCTGGGCAGGGCTGGTGCTGGAGGCGGCGTGGTCGGCGTGGGTGGGCTGGGGCACGCTGCTGGCCTGGGCGCTGGTGGTGGGCTACAGCCTGCTGATGCGCTACGAGTTTGGCGTGCGCGAGTGGCTGCGGGCCCGGCTGGTGCTCTACGCCTTCACGCACCTGCTCATCATGCCGCTGATTATCGGGTGGGTGTGGTCGGCCTACGCCGCGCGGCCGCTGCTCTCGGTGCCGTTGCTGCTGCTGGCGCTGCTCAGCCTGCTCGGAGGCTTGTCGTTCGAAATTGCCCGCAAAATCAAAACGCCCGAAGCCGAGCGCGCCGGCGTCGATTCGTACTCGCGCACGCTGGGCTACGCGGGGGCCATCGTGGCCGTGCTGGTGGTGCTGCTGGCCGGGGTGCTGGTGCAGGGCTACTTGCTGAATTTGCTGGCCACGCGCCTGTGGCCCTTTGCCCTGATGGGCGTGCTGTACCTGGTAACGGTAGGCACCTACCTGGGCAGCTTGGCCAAGCCGCGCACCAAAACCCTGAAAGTGGCCGAGCTGCTGGTGTCGCTGTTCATGCTCACGAGCTACGTGTCGATTATCGTCGAAATTGCCGGCCGGCTCTGGTAA
- a CDS encoding PEP/pyruvate-binding domain-containing protein: MILTSAEPQPPRHAVGGKAAGLYRLQATGMRVPDFVVLPAEQFDALFLGISTDEAGLQRRREKLLHFRLGEAERSTLSAQLQQWNFPQQPVVVRSSVADEDGQQAAFAGLMDTFMNLTTPEEVEQAIARCAASAYSERAVAYRRQKGLPLAARPAVIVQRQITPAASGVLFSTFPEYPQELAVHAVWGFGEGLVSGALAPDEFYFSKQTGQVHRQTIASKDQQYVARPAGGLLVQAVPPPLQHEPCLSAAHLGQLFGIGTQLEQALGGPQDVEFVVAGEQLWVVQARPITQPIPEVVVYDNSNIQESYCGVTTPLTFSFAQRAYATVYRQTMHALGLPAAQIAAQEPVITQLLGLVKGRIYYNINNWYRGLQLLPSFRQNKADMERMMGLEEPVDFVQTQEKTLAAKLRMAPRLVLNLSRLLWAFSRLNEAVRAFHARFEQHYRRFYRLQLSRLSADALLAEKKRLDDELLGNWSTPIVNDFYVMMTNGRAVRQLQQAGAPEPEALLRRYLAGDQDLASTQPTKHMLALAEQVRPNAALRQLILAQRSDLPAQVQQLAPAFAEQVAEFISRYGDRTVGELKLETQTMRTNPQIFYQYLRNYLTAEAPATLGTHGSQQVLGQAQAEVEALLQGKSWVLQRQVRRQLRQLQQAIRHRESLRLERTRLFGMYRALYLAIGVKLAAAGLLQEPRQIFYLTEDEATSTLKDGFLADLPATLATRQQEFSAYQRADVPARVVVPSPPLTPAEHDETSEAAMRGTGCYPGQASGEVLVITSPEDNLGVAGKIVCALRTDPGWAALFPACRAVIIEKGSSLSHSVILLRELGIPTIINVPGITKRLRSGQFVRLDGATGEIELM, encoded by the coding sequence ATGATTCTGACCTCCGCCGAACCGCAGCCCCCACGCCACGCCGTGGGCGGCAAAGCGGCTGGTTTGTACCGTTTGCAAGCCACCGGCATGCGCGTGCCCGATTTTGTGGTGCTGCCAGCCGAGCAATTCGATGCGCTCTTCCTAGGTATCAGCACCGACGAAGCTGGCCTGCAGCGGCGCCGGGAAAAGCTCCTGCACTTTCGCCTCGGCGAGGCCGAGCGCAGCACGCTCTCGGCTCAATTGCAGCAGTGGAATTTTCCGCAGCAGCCGGTGGTGGTACGTTCCTCAGTAGCCGATGAAGACGGCCAGCAGGCAGCCTTCGCGGGGCTGATGGACACCTTTATGAACCTCACCACGCCCGAAGAGGTGGAGCAGGCAATTGCGCGCTGCGCCGCCAGCGCGTACTCGGAGCGGGCCGTGGCCTACCGCCGGCAAAAAGGCTTGCCGCTGGCGGCGCGCCCGGCGGTTATCGTTCAGCGGCAAATCACGCCTGCGGCCAGCGGGGTGCTGTTTTCCACCTTCCCCGAATATCCGCAGGAGCTGGCGGTGCATGCCGTGTGGGGCTTTGGCGAGGGGCTGGTGAGTGGCGCCCTCGCGCCCGACGAGTTCTACTTCAGCAAGCAAACCGGGCAGGTGCACCGGCAAACCATTGCCAGCAAGGATCAGCAGTACGTGGCGCGCCCCGCGGGTGGGCTTCTGGTGCAGGCCGTGCCGCCCCCGTTGCAGCACGAGCCCTGCCTGAGCGCCGCACACCTAGGGCAACTGTTCGGTATCGGTACGCAGCTGGAGCAGGCCCTGGGCGGCCCGCAGGACGTGGAGTTTGTGGTGGCGGGCGAGCAGCTGTGGGTGGTGCAGGCGCGGCCCATTACGCAGCCCATTCCGGAGGTGGTGGTGTACGACAACTCCAACATTCAGGAAAGCTACTGCGGCGTAACCACGCCGCTTACCTTCAGCTTTGCGCAGCGCGCCTACGCCACCGTGTATCGCCAAACCATGCACGCGCTGGGTTTGCCCGCGGCCCAGATTGCGGCGCAGGAGCCGGTAATAACGCAACTGCTGGGGCTGGTGAAAGGGCGTATTTACTACAACATCAACAACTGGTACCGCGGCCTGCAGCTGCTGCCTTCGTTTCGGCAAAACAAGGCCGATATGGAGCGCATGATGGGCCTCGAAGAGCCCGTTGATTTCGTGCAGACGCAGGAGAAAACCCTGGCGGCCAAGTTGCGCATGGCCCCGCGGCTGGTGCTCAACCTCTCGCGGTTGCTGTGGGCCTTTTCGCGCCTGAACGAGGCCGTGCGGGCGTTTCACGCGCGTTTCGAGCAGCATTACCGGCGCTTCTACCGGTTGCAGCTAAGCCGGCTAAGCGCCGATGCCTTGCTGGCCGAAAAAAAGCGCCTCGACGACGAGCTGCTCGGCAACTGGAGCACGCCCATCGTCAACGATTTCTACGTGATGATGACCAACGGCCGGGCCGTGCGCCAACTGCAACAGGCCGGCGCCCCCGAGCCCGAGGCCCTGCTGCGCCGCTACCTGGCCGGCGACCAGGATCTGGCCAGCACGCAGCCCACCAAGCACATGCTGGCCCTGGCCGAGCAGGTGCGGCCCAATGCCGCGCTGCGCCAGCTCATTTTGGCGCAGCGCAGCGATTTGCCCGCCCAGGTGCAGCAGCTAGCGCCCGCGTTTGCCGAGCAGGTAGCCGAGTTCATCAGCCGCTACGGCGACCGTACGGTGGGCGAGCTGAAGCTGGAAACCCAAACCATGCGCACCAACCCGCAGATATTCTACCAATACCTGCGCAACTACCTTACCGCCGAGGCGCCGGCCACCCTAGGTACCCACGGCAGCCAGCAGGTGCTCGGCCAGGCCCAGGCCGAAGTAGAGGCTTTGCTGCAGGGCAAATCGTGGGTGCTGCAGCGGCAGGTGCGCCGGCAGCTGCGGCAGCTGCAGCAAGCCATCCGGCACCGCGAGTCGCTGCGGCTGGAGCGCACACGGCTGTTTGGCATGTACCGGGCCTTGTACCTGGCCATAGGCGTAAAGCTTGCCGCTGCGGGCCTGCTGCAAGAGCCCCGACAGATTTTTTACCTCACCGAAGACGAGGCCACCTCTACGCTAAAGGATGGCTTTCTGGCTGATTTGCCGGCTACCTTGGCCACGCGGCAGCAGGAGTTCAGCGCGTACCAGCGCGCCGATGTGCCTGCCCGCGTGGTTGTACCCTCGCCGCCGCTCACGCCGGCCGAGCACGACGAAACCAGCGAGGCTGCCATGCGCGGCACGGGCTGCTACCCCGGCCAGGCAAGCGGCGAGGTGCTGGTTATCACCTCGCCCGAAGACAACCTAGGCGTGGCCGGAAAAATCGTGTGTGCGCTGCGCACCGACCCCGGTTGGGCGGCCCTGTTTCCGGCCTGCCGCGCCGTCATCATCGAAAAAGGGTCGTCGTTGTCGCACTCGGTTATTCTGCTGCGCGAGCTGGGCATTCCTACCATCATCAACGTGCCGGGCATCACCAAGCGCCTGCGCAGCGGCCAGTTCGTACGCCTCGATGGCGCCACGGGCGAAATAGAACTGATGTAG
- a CDS encoding tail fiber domain-containing protein: MASSALAALWLKSNSKNGRANGRKKRRANAAEAPLADPTLNIGRSAVTGSGHELAAGVIGVGVTAQGGLNLGQHNNRNVYLGYRSGPATADTTGSGNTFVGTHSGRSNTSGLDNTFVGGASGTANTTGISNTFCGRNSGKANTTGSSNTFTGSACGQANTDGKNNTFAGANSGIKNTSSNDNTYLGAASGIESTGEHNTFVGAASGASNTSGSKNIALGFWAGPSEGNLQNAGAIGFRAKVSQSNSLVLGGTGPHAVRVGIGTPAPQATLHVIGDVLASGAITQLSDAQFKTDVQPLQNALGKVLALQGVRFRWRAKEFPAQRFATDPQVGLVAQEVAEHYPELVCTDARGHQSLDYGRLTAVLVEAMKEQQAQIEALGQQLQALKNAHD; this comes from the coding sequence TTGGCTAGCTCTGCCCTGGCCGCTTTGTGGCTGAAGTCAAACAGCAAAAACGGCCGAGCCAACGGCCGGAAAAAGCGGCGTGCCAACGCGGCCGAGGCCCCGCTCGCCGACCCGACCCTGAACATTGGCAGATCGGCCGTTACGGGCAGCGGACACGAACTTGCCGCCGGCGTTATAGGCGTGGGCGTAACGGCCCAAGGTGGGCTGAACCTGGGCCAGCACAACAACCGGAATGTGTATTTGGGGTATCGGAGCGGCCCCGCCACGGCCGATACCACAGGCAGCGGCAACACCTTTGTGGGCACGCACAGCGGCCGGAGCAACACCTCGGGCCTCGACAACACCTTTGTGGGAGGCGCAAGCGGAACGGCCAACACTACCGGCATCAGCAACACGTTTTGCGGGCGCAATAGCGGGAAGGCCAACACCACCGGCAGCTCCAATACCTTTACCGGCTCGGCTTGTGGCCAAGCCAACACCGACGGCAAAAACAACACGTTTGCAGGCGCCAACAGCGGCATCAAGAACACCAGCAGCAACGACAACACTTACCTGGGCGCGGCCAGCGGCATCGAATCGACGGGTGAGCACAACACCTTTGTGGGGGCGGCCAGCGGCGCATCCAATACCAGCGGCAGCAAAAACATAGCCCTTGGCTTTTGGGCAGGCCCCAGCGAGGGCAACCTGCAAAACGCGGGCGCCATTGGCTTCCGCGCAAAGGTTAGCCAAAGCAACAGTTTGGTGCTAGGTGGCACGGGGCCCCATGCCGTGCGGGTGGGCATTGGCACGCCCGCGCCCCAGGCTACGCTGCACGTAATCGGCGACGTACTGGCCAGCGGCGCTATCACCCAGCTCTCGGATGCGCAATTCAAAACCGATGTGCAGCCCCTGCAAAATGCCTTGGGCAAGGTGCTGGCGCTGCAGGGCGTACGCTTCCGGTGGCGCGCCAAGGAGTTTCCGGCTCAGCGGTTTGCCACCGACCCACAGGTGGGCTTGGTAGCGCAGGAGGTAGCCGAGCACTACCCCGAGCTGGTGTGCACCGATGCGCGTGGCCACCAAAGCCTTGACTACGGGCGCCTGACCGCCGTGCTGGTGGAAGCCATGAAAGAGCAGCAAGCGCAGATTGAGGCCCTGGGGCAGCAGCTGCAAGCCCTAAAGAACGCCCACGACTAA